A stretch of the Medicago truncatula cultivar Jemalong A17 chromosome 5, MtrunA17r5.0-ANR, whole genome shotgun sequence genome encodes the following:
- the LOC11435529 gene encoding B3 domain-containing protein At2g24670, whose translation MNENMEAMLEKKAAMARKKINALMQNMETMEERKFNPFPHFTLHNLLSYYAPQLYTEKDLAQIEKINQHLRQETKLPLNIPQSTMKGEAVNKKKRCRSSDEGSMADKAKRRVKPKSTKKMVPKKQDKEKLSSPPPILPIDVEIKIKELNGTDIKHIMCKELFDSDLSKHQSRLLMSLKEDIADDFLNDTEKKTFGRKDRGTKSKLVGIEVIVLDPSFREFTMSLRKWGKSLYSLVQDWKHVMRQNSFEIGQKLNIWTFRVNSKLHFLLDKN comes from the coding sequence ATGAATGAAAATATGGAAGCCATGTTGGAAAAGAAAGCTGCTATGGCTAGGAAGAAGATCAATGCATTGATGCAAAATATGGAAACAATGGAAGAAAGGAAATTCAACCCTTTCCCTCACTTTACTTTGCATAATCTGTTATCTTATTATGCACCTCAGCTTTATACCGAAAAAGATTTAGCACAAATAGAGAAAATCAATCAACATCTTCGCCAAGAAACAAAATTGCCTCTTAATATTCCACAAAGCACAATGAAAGGAGAAGCAGTGAATAAGAAGAAAAGGTGTCGCTCAAGTGATGAAGGTAGCATGGCTGATAAGGCGAAAAGAAGAGTGAAACCAAAGAGCACGAAGAAGATGGTACCAAAAAAACAAGATAAGGAAAAATTGTCATCACCTCCGCCAATATTGCCTATTGATGTCGAGATCAAGATCAAAGAGTTGAATGGCACTGATATCAAACATATCATGTGTAAGGAATTGTTTGATTCAGATCTCAGTAAACACCAAAGTCGTCTTTTAATGTCACTTAAAGAAGATATAGCTGATGATTTTCTCAACGACACAGAGAAGAAGACTTTTGGTAGAAAGGATCGGGGCACTAAAAGTAAACTGGTTGGTATAGAAGTGATTGTGTTGGACCCTTCTTTTAGAGAGTTCACAATGTCTTTGAGGAAGTGGGGCAAAAGTCTTTACAGTCTTGTACAAGATTGGAAACATGTTATGAGGCAAAATAGTTTTGAAATTGGTCAAAAACTCAACATTTGGACATTTAGGGTCAATAGCAAGTTGCACTTTCTACTCGACAAAAATTAG